The following proteins are co-located in the Solanum pennellii chromosome 1, SPENNV200 genome:
- the LOC114075617 gene encoding putative F-box protein At4g38870, with protein MSFYWDKIHLKGEEVYYTAEEKEDGKESASLLQVDKFNNIYNRIPTNSHFSSCVNGLFCYWRSSSILIFNPSTKELRFLPHLKKHILWCNYSLGFEPKENKYKVVSAEYHAQEGYIKYWIFTLGIDKSWRETQSVLSCFPSTSPSVCISGVIYQFIYESVINGYKSAIVAFDVKSENYEIIALSEAFRMHCHELIEVMGKLATIDYDYESRQSGYLDMWILD; from the coding sequence ATGTCGTTCTACTGGGACAAAATTCATCTGAAAGGAGAAGAAGTTTATTACACCGCGGAGGAAAAGGAAGATGGAAAAGAATCTGCCTCCCTTCTTCAAgttgataaatttaataatatttacaatcGTATCCCTACAAATTCTCATTTCAGTTCATGCGTTAATGGATTATTTTGTTATTGGAGATCATCATCTATCCTAATTTTCAATCCCAGCACAAAAGAACTAAGATTTCTGCCCCATTTAAAGAAACATATTCTTTGGTGTAACTATTCATTAGGTTTTGAGCCAAAAGAAAACAAGTACAAAGTTGTCTCAGCAGAATATCATGCTCAAGAAGGATACATAAAATACTGGATTTTCACTTTAGGCATAGACAAATCATGGAGAGAGACTCAAAGCGTTTTATCTTGTTTTCCGTCTACTAGTCCCAGTGTTTGCATTAGTGGAGTTATCTATCAGTTCATCTATGAGTCTGTTATAAATGGTTACAAATCTGCTATTGTTGCATTTGAtgttaaatctgaaaattatgaAATCATTGCATTGTCGGAAGCATTCAGGATGCACTGTCACGAGCTGATAGAGGTGATGGGTAAATTAGCAACCATAGATTATGATTATGAAAGCAGGCAAAGTGGATATTTGGACATGTGGATTTTAGATTAG